AAAATCACTGACCTTGAGGGTGATTCCTTTCCGGGGAGCTTCGTCTCCGTGAGGGAAGAAATCATCAAATTTCTCAAGGTAGGCGAACAGGGGCCGATTCATCCCGGCAGAAAAAACAACCGAAGATCTCAATTTGCTTCGGGCGAAACCGCGCAGGGAGGATTTGGCAACACCGAATTCAGGAGGTAAATCTGTTTCTTCTCGGTATGCAGTCCCGTCAACCTTGGTCATTATGTTGACATCAATCGCCCCCGGAACAATATGCCGGCGCAATTCATCCTGAAGACCTTTTCTGGTTGCCTCGTCGGTTGTCGCGAGCATTCGTTCGTAAGCAAGTTTTAGTGCTGAATCGGGAAGCAATTCGAAGTAGCGTGTGATGTCAGTCCCAGGCTCAAACGATTCAGTCTTGACAGTTGTGATCTGGGCCGTTACGAGATCATCCAATAAATCAAGGTAAGCTGTAATACGGTTCGCCCTGGAATCGGGCTCATTCTTGGAGATTGCCTTGAAAGGAAGACCCGCCTTATCGGAGTGGATTTTCCGCATGGTCTCAATGAGAATATCATCGCCGATAGATACAACCGATGAGATTCCAAACCTGGCTATCCGCAATGGCGAATCGATAGTAAACCCGGTTCCCATAACGGGAATGTGAAATGAGTGCGGAGCTACTCTGTCACTCATTGTTATCCATGCTGCTGCCAAATGGCTACCTCTTCCTGATGCCGTTGATCATCACATCCATCATCATCTCAACATAATCCTCAAGCGATACGCCCATCCCCTTAGTGGCCCATGAGTACTCCTGCGCTTTCAGAGAAACGACCATCATATGCGATACCAGAGCAGGATCTTTTACATCCAGTTCGCCGGATTCATTCCCCTGACGAAGAACATCCTCAACTATCTTCCTCTCTTGTGCAAGAAACCACTCCCGAGTCTCCGCCACAAACGGCCAATAGTCCTGGGAAGTTTCCTGCGTAACCTGATAGAAATTGATCAGATCACGAAACTTCTCCATCTTGGTCAACAGGTGAGCCTTGAACTTGCCGAGTACTGTATCTTCACCATCTACGGCTTCCTGTATCGCCTGCAACAACATGTCGGCCTCGGTTTTGACAACGTCGTCGAAAACCTCTCCCTTGTTGCGATAGAGCTTGTAAATGGTACCCTTGGAAACATGCGCCTCGCTGGCAATGTCGGAAATCGTGACCTTTTTAAGCCCGAAACGGGAGAAAAGCTGCTGCGCAGCTTGAAGAATGTCTTCTTTCCTGGTCACCACTGGCCTCGTCATTGAGTACGTTTTGGTCATAATACGTTCTACCGTTACCAATAGCAACAACTATTCTCGTTTTGCCAAAGATTCTTTAAGACCACGCTCACAAGCTCCTCAAAATAACCATAGTGACTAGTAACCACATATACACAAGACACTTAGCCAGCCCTTTAATCAGTCACCGACAGACCTTCTTCCACCGCACGAATCTTATTTACTCGAGGAAGATGCCGTCCACCCTCAAACGGAGTATCGATGAAACTCTTGAGAATCTCTTCGATCTGATCTTCCGGCGTATATTTCTGTGCAAGGGTAAGGACATTGGCATCATTGTGCGACCGGGTCAGAAAAGCCATCTCGGCATTCAGGGCCAGTCCAGCCCGGATACCTTTAATTTTGTTGGCAGTGATGTTCATTCCGTTGCCGGTCCAGCAAATTGTAACCCCTCGGTCTACGTCTCCCCCGGCGACAGCTAGGGCAACTTTCAATCCATAGTCAGGATAGTCAACCGAATCTTCTGAGTGGGTGCCAAAATCAACAACGTCGTGTCCCCATGAAATCAGGATCTCTTTGACCTTCTCCTTGAACTTCAGACCAGCATG
This region of Candidatus Zixiibacteriota bacterium genomic DNA includes:
- a CDS encoding TetR/AcrR family transcriptional regulator, giving the protein MTRKEDILQAAQQLFSRFGLKKVTISDIASEAHVSKGTIYKLYRNKGEVFDDVVKTEADMLLQAIQEAVDGEDTVLGKFKAHLLTKMEKFRDLINFYQVTQETSQDYWPFVAETREWFLAQERKIVEDVLRQGNESGELDVKDPALVSHMMVVSLKAQEYSWATKGMGVSLEDYVEMMMDVMINGIRKR
- the rpiB gene encoding ribose 5-phosphate isomerase B, which encodes MRIAIGCDHAGLKFKEKVKEILISWGHDVVDFGTHSEDSVDYPDYGLKVALAVAGGDVDRGVTICWTGNGMNITANKIKGIRAGLALNAEMAFLTRSHNDANVLTLAQKYTPEDQIEEILKSFIDTPFEGGRHLPRVNKIRAVEEGLSVTD